From the Misgurnus anguillicaudatus chromosome 17, ASM2758022v2, whole genome shotgun sequence genome, one window contains:
- the lrrfip1a gene encoding uncharacterized protein lrrfip1a isoform X9, with protein sequence MGSQGPGRKRTPSKNGMTGEEDALNLIAREAEARLAAKRAARAEAREIRMKELERQQKEVSDDEERMSVGSRSSMRLDLDAPGAYGGLSQAASSSHSQKKSKKKKKHSSKTSNGYDDDFSPLSSRNSRLSDESKRSRSSRLDLQSSLYNSEPYSSSNYSSKHQGLSYNGYQGSVYEDSLYSGSRRSVARTSSEYRGSSSRTSSRANSACGSPVEDCSSSVSSYIRSGSISGLSRDLDHVIIPDLPDVNGRLSMTDDRIERDYLEKGSSRASTISGATLTSLGGTSSRRGSGDTTITADTEASIREIKEIHELKDQIQDVEAKHMQNLKEMKDSLLEVEDKYRKAMVSNAQLDNEKTNLIYEVDTLKDSLMELEEMLSETRRELEEKSKDLEREKHAHSILQFQFSELKETLKQSEELLTEIRQLRMKQDGFVREISDLQETIEWKNKKIGALERQKEFSDAIRNERDELRDEVVQLKDILKKHGIVLGPDLTTNGETGEELGQGDQNSQTSSAEIREGSSVLGTQQLKICKDQKDLDEEVQENHDSLISTKTSLETNDNGDLRDEVNQSVEQQSDNKQSEEPPSSVDNDEVTTTSPMVEIKAEQLVLEDSRDNTVESECEVHTDGPVEENQQETTICAKHSQKIEKETSVELVSGPVLDENQPSESVSKPVEKPAESSEKEKAPQTQGASASNKKRRKKKKGKQKQKQNDKQDSETKICDTSEKILNEDNPDQKLESDPEGSHEEQLGNDASTAVHTEVPADSHDDTKNIKTDRDEIISMDTVPADDARDQFRVITDVVDSGETSNPKTDFDCPESATVNSISNLTDVNNDQTKDSTNLAQEISSDKEALLSHELSDKSMDAVDSCVENLESSSISNNIEKSLLVDDKEGKSHVDSDGVEEKPMIQIIDPGETTFPGDHDESAPICHSSSSVIEKVENECEKLIQEQPTIPTDQELENNLQNTIEVEQKEIKTQTDQAELVEEALIMPSKEVFSGDNNIDTAVTESQVPEKCEGEEERSLHDELPAEVQCTGENEADQESIELGDSHHESKLEKGEDENKTSCQGQVMLDTLPEDKDIMVGKGEEDGKKTSVQDEVMVETQPTGKVEDIVLKKGDEDIKEKSVQDQVMVETQPPGENEDILVGKTEEDEKKESVQGQVMLDTQVSMEDKAILVEKVEEDEKERSVQNQVMLETQPTEKNEEILSDKEDEKEGSVQDQVMLETQTTGKDEDILLKKGEGAHEKEESVQGQIMLDTQPPGENKDIPVEKGEEEKEEPVQDQVMIDTQLSGEDEGILVESVTVSPEQKEEEEEDEGEAFDFDEMDLEASSEDPLKQCQDKPNEEVTLLKESMQEDQIKKDGEPLEPKNQMDDGQTIQNPQTTTEVEACLTEDSQVDQKDIEPNQQQHDTSESKECTFEEHKQGSEELRHNEGADLTSEIETKNVEQEKNSNIIQEDQEPNISREQEVEKPTAGNGKEDDRKESKKSAKKGKGKGKEDCKMS encoded by the exons GTGTCAGATGATGAAGAACGGATGTCAGTGGGGAGCAGGAGCAGCATGCGG CTGGACTTGGATGCTCCTGGTGCTTATGGCGGG CTTTCCCAGGCCGCCTCCTCCTCTCATTCACAGAAGAAGTCtaagaaaaagaagaaacatTCTTCCAAGACT AGCAACGGCTATGATGATGATTTCAGCCCATTATCTAGTCGG AACTCCAGACTCAGTGATGAGAGCAAAAGGTCTCGCTCCTCGAGACTTGATCTGCAGTCG AGTCTCTACAATTCTGAACCATACAGCAGCAGTAATTATTCCTCTAAACATCAAGGCCTCTCCTACAATGGCTACCAG GGCTCTGTATATGAGGACAGTCTCTACAGCGGCTCTCGACGCTCCGTTGCTCGTACT TCATCTGAATACAGAGGTTCAAGCTCTAGGACCTCATCCAGGGCAAATTCTGCGTGCGGCAGCCCTGTG GAGGACTGCAGCAGTTCAGTGTCTAGTTATATACGCAGCGGTAGTATCAGTGGTCTTTCTAGAGATCTTGACCATGTCATTATCCCTGACCTGCCGGATGTTAATGGAAGACTGTCTATG actgatgACCGGATAGAGCGTGACTACTTGGAAAAg GGCTCTTCACGAGCATCCACGATATCTGGCGCCACTCTTACCTCTCTGGGTGGGACGTCCTCACGAAGAGGAAGTGGAGATACAACCATCACTGCAGACACAGAAGCCTCTATACGGGAAATCAAG GAGATCCATGAGCTTAAGGATCAAATTCAAGATGTGGAGGCGAAGCACATGCAGAACCTCAAAGAGATGAAG GATTCCTTGTTGGAAGTCGAGGATAAGTATCGGAAGGCCATGGTATCCAATGCACAGCTAGACAATGAGAAAACCAATCTGATATATGAAGTGGACACTTTAAAAGACTCTTTAATGGAACTGGAGGAAATGCTCTCTGAAACACGCCGTGAGCTTGAGGAGAAGAGTAAG gACCTTGAACGAGAGAAGCATGCACATAGTATACTTCAGTTTCAGTTCAGTGAATTAAAAGAGACGTTGAAACAAAGTGAAGAACTGCTAACT GAAATCCGTCAGTTACGAATGAAGCAAGATGGCTTTGTTAGAGAGATTTCTGACCTTCAGGAAACTATTGAAtggaagaataaaaaaattggg GCATTAGAGAGGCAGAAGGAATTTTCTGATGCCATTCGAAATGAGAGAGACGAACTCAGAGATGAGGTCGTTCAGCtcaaagatattttaaag AAACATGGTATTGTTCTTGGACCCGATCTAACCACCAATGGAGAAACAGGTGAAGAACTGGGACAGGGCGACCAGAATTCTCAAACATCGTCTGCTGAGATCCGAGAGGGCAGTAGTGTACTAG GCACTCAACAGTTGAAGATCTGTAAAGACCAAAAAGATTTGGATGAGGAGGTGCAAGAGAATCATGACTCGTTGATTTCTACAAAGACATCTTTAGAAACAAATGACAATGGAGACCTTAGGGATGAAGTGAACCAAAGTGTAGAGCAGCAGTCTGATAACAAACAGTCTGAAGAACCTCCAAGTTCTGTTGATAATGATGAGGTAACTACAACCAGTCCTATGGTTGAGATCAAAGCAGAACAGCTTGTATTGGAAGACTCAAGAGATAATACTGTGGAATCAGAGTGTGAGGTTCACACCGATGGACCTGTGGAGGAAAATCAACAAGAGACCACTATATGTGCCAAACATAGTCAGAAAATTGAAAAAGAAACTTCTGTAGAATTAGTCTCTGGTCCAGTGCTTGATGAAAATCAACCAAGTGAGTCAGTTAGCAAGCCTGTGGAGAAACCTGCTGAATCATCTGAAAAAGAGAAAGCTCCACAGACTCAAGGTGCCAGTGCTTCAAATAAAAAGaggagaaagaaaaagaaaggcaaacagaaacagaaacaaaatgATAAGCAGGATAGTGAAACAAAGATATGTGATACAAGTGAAAAGATTTTAAATGAGGATAATCCAGACCAAAAACTGGAAAGTGATCCAGAGGGAAGCCATGAAGAGCAACTAGGGAATGACGCATCTACAGCAGTGCATACAGAAGTCCCAGCTGATTCACATGACGatacaaaaaacattaaaacagacCGTGATGAAATAATAAGCATGGATACAGTACCTGCAGATGATGCTAGAGATCAGTTTCGAGTAATCACAGATGTGGTTGATTCAGGAGAAACTTCTAACCCCAAAACAGATTTTGATTGTCCTGAATCTGCAACTGTCAACAGTATCTCTAACCTAACAGATGTTAATAATGACCAAACTAAAGATTCAACAAATCTTGCCCAAGAAATTTCTTCAGACAAAGAAGCTTTACTGTCTCATGAACTTTCTGATAAGTCCATGGATGCCGTTGACAGTTGTGTGGAAAATCTTGAGTCCAGCAGTATTTCTAATAATATTGAGAAGTCTTTGTTGGTGGATGACAAGGAAGGGAAGAGCCATGTGGACAGTGATGGAGTAGAAGAGAAGCCAATGATTCAAATAATTGATCCAGGAGAGACCACTTTCCCTGGAGATCACGATGAGTCAGCTCCAATATGTCATTCCTCTTCATCTGTTATAGAAAAAGTAGAAAATGAATGTGAAAAGCTAATCCAGGAACAACCAACAATACCCACTGATCAGGAGTTGGAAAACAATCTCCAAAATACTATTGAAGTGGAGCAGAAAGAGATTAAGACACAGACGGATCAAGCTGAATTGGTTGAAGAAGCTCTTATAATGCCTAGCAAAGAAGTATTCAGTGGAGACAATAATATAGACACTGCTGTAACTGAATCTCAGGTTCCAGAAAAGTGTGAAGGTGAGGAAGAAAGATCATTGCATGATGAGCTTCCAGCTGAGGTTCAATGTACTGGAGAGAATGAGGCAGATCAGGAATCAATAGAGTTAGGAGACTCCCACCATGAATCCAAGTTAGAAAAAGGTGAGGAtgagaacaaaacatcatgccAGGGTCAGGTTATGCTTGATACACTGCCTGAGGATAAGGATATTATGGTGGGAAAAGGTGAGGAGGATGGCAAGAAAACATCAGTCCAAGACGAGGTTATGGTTGAAACGCAACCAACTGGAAAGGTTGAAGATATTGTGCTGAAGAAAGGTGATGAGGATATAAAGGAAAAATCAGTCCAAGATCAGGTTATGGTTGAAACCCAACCACCTGGGGAGAATGAAGATATTCTGGTGGGAAAAACTGAGGAGGATGAAAAGAAAGAATCAGTTCAAGGTCAGGTTATGCTTGATACGCAAGTTTCTATGGAGGATAAGGCTATTCTGGTGGAAAAAGTTGAGGAAGATGAGAAGGAGAGATCAGTTCAGAATCAGGTTATGCTTGAAACACAACCGACTGAAAAGAATGAAGAAATTCTGTCGGATAAAGAGGATGAGAAGGAAGGATCAGTCCAAGATCAGGTTATGCTTGAAACACAAACGACTGGAAAGGATGAAGACATTCTGCTAAAGAAAGGTGAGGGTGCGCATGAGAAGGAAGAATCAGTCCAAGGTCAAATTATGCTTGATACACAACCACCTGGAGAGAACAAAGATATTCCGGTCGAGAAAGGAGAAGAAGAGAAGGAAGAACCAGTTCAAGATCAGGTTATGATTGACACACAGCTGTCTGGAGAGGATGAAGGCATTTTGGTTGAGTCAGTTACAGTTTCTCCAGAGCAGaaggaagaagaggaggaagatGAAGGAGAGGCATTTGATTTTGATGAAATGGATCTGGAAGCATCATCAGAAGACCCTTTGAAACAATGTCAAGATAAACCAAATGAAGAAGTTACTCTCTTAAAAGAAAGCATGCAAGAAGACCAGATTAAAAAAGATGGTGAACCTCTGGAACCAAAAAACCAAATGGATGATGGACAAACCATTCAAAACccacaaacaacaacagaggTAGAAGCTTGTTTAACAGAGGACAGTCAAGTTGACCAGAAAGACATTGAACCTAATCAACAACAGCATGATACGTCTGAAAGTAAAGAATGTACATTTGAGGAACATAAGCAAGGATCAGAAGAACTGAGGCACAATGAAGGAGCTGATCTTACCTCAGAAATAGAGACAAAAAATGTAGAACAGGAGAAgaatagtaacattatacaagAAGACCAGGAACCAAACATATCAAGAGAGCAGGAAGTTGAAAAACCAACAGCAGGGAACGGCAAGGAAGATGATAGAAAGGAGTCTAAGAAAAGTGCCAAGAAAGGGAAAGGCAAGGGGAAAGAAGACTGTAAAATGTCTTAA
- the lrrfip1a gene encoding uncharacterized protein lrrfip1a isoform X11, with protein MGSQGPGRKRTPSKNGMTGEEDALNLIAREAEARLAAKRAARAEAREIRMKELERQQKEVSDDEERMSVGSRSSMRLSQAASSSHSQKKSKKKKKHSSKTSNGYDDDFSPLSSRNSRLSDESKRSRSSRLDLQSSLYNSEPYSSSNYSSKHQGLSYNGYQGSVYEDSLYSGSRRSVARTSSEYRGSSSRTSSRANSACGSPVEDCSSSVSSYIRSGSISGLSRDLDHVIIPDLPDVNGRLSMTDDRIERDYLEKGSSRASTISGATLTSLGGTSSRRGSGDTTITADTEASIREIKEIHELKDQIQDVEAKHMQNLKEMKDSLLEVEDKYRKAMVSNAQLDNEKTNLIYEVDTLKDSLMELEEMLSETRRELEEKSKDLEREKHAHSILQFQFSELKETLKQSEELLTEIRQLRMKQDGFVREISDLQETIEWKNKKIGALERQKEFSDAIRNERDELRDEVVQLKDILKKHGIVLGPDLTTNGETGEELGQGDQNSQTSSAEIREGSSVLGTQQLKICKDQKDLDEEVQENHDSLISTKTSLETNDNGDLRDEVNQSVEQQSDNKQSEEPPSSVDNDEVTTTSPMVEIKAEQLVLEDSRDNTVESECEVHTDGPVEENQQETTICAKHSQKIEKETSVELVSGPVLDENQPSESVSKPVEKPAESSEKEKAPQTQGASASNKKRRKKKKGKQKQKQNDKQDSETKICDTSEKILNEDNPDQKLESDPEGSHEEQLGNDASTAVHTEVPADSHDDTKNIKTDRDEIISMDTVPADDARDQFRVITDVVDSGETSNPKTDFDCPESATVNSISNLTDVNNDQTKDSTNLAQEISSDKEALLSHELSDKSMDAVDSCVENLESSSISNNIEKSLLVDDKEGKSHVDSDGVEEKPMIQIIDPGETTFPGDHDESAPICHSSSSVIEKVENECEKLIQEQPTIPTDQELENNLQNTIEVEQKEIKTQTDQAELVEEALIMPSKEVFSGDNNIDTAVTESQVPEKCEGEEERSLHDELPAEVQCTGENEADQESIELGDSHHESKLEKGEDENKTSCQGQVMLDTLPEDKDIMVGKGEEDGKKTSVQDEVMVETQPTGKVEDIVLKKGDEDIKEKSVQDQVMVETQPPGENEDILVGKTEEDEKKESVQGQVMLDTQVSMEDKAILVEKVEEDEKERSVQNQVMLETQPTEKNEEILSDKEDEKEGSVQDQVMLETQTTGKDEDILLKKGEGAHEKEESVQGQIMLDTQPPGENKDIPVEKGEEEKEEPVQDQVMIDTQLSGEDEGILVESVTVSPEQKEEEEEDEGEAFDFDEMDLEASSEDPLKQCQDKPNEEVTLLKESMQEDQIKKDGEPLEPKNQMDDGQTIQNPQTTTEVEACLTEDSQVDQKDIEPNQQQHDTSESKECTFEEHKQGSEELRHNEGADLTSEIETKNVEQEKNSNIIQEDQEPNISREQEVEKPTAGNGKEDDRKESKKSAKKGKGKGKEDCKMS; from the exons GTGTCAGATGATGAAGAACGGATGTCAGTGGGGAGCAGGAGCAGCATGCGG CTTTCCCAGGCCGCCTCCTCCTCTCATTCACAGAAGAAGTCtaagaaaaagaagaaacatTCTTCCAAGACT AGCAACGGCTATGATGATGATTTCAGCCCATTATCTAGTCGG AACTCCAGACTCAGTGATGAGAGCAAAAGGTCTCGCTCCTCGAGACTTGATCTGCAGTCG AGTCTCTACAATTCTGAACCATACAGCAGCAGTAATTATTCCTCTAAACATCAAGGCCTCTCCTACAATGGCTACCAG GGCTCTGTATATGAGGACAGTCTCTACAGCGGCTCTCGACGCTCCGTTGCTCGTACT TCATCTGAATACAGAGGTTCAAGCTCTAGGACCTCATCCAGGGCAAATTCTGCGTGCGGCAGCCCTGTG GAGGACTGCAGCAGTTCAGTGTCTAGTTATATACGCAGCGGTAGTATCAGTGGTCTTTCTAGAGATCTTGACCATGTCATTATCCCTGACCTGCCGGATGTTAATGGAAGACTGTCTATG actgatgACCGGATAGAGCGTGACTACTTGGAAAAg GGCTCTTCACGAGCATCCACGATATCTGGCGCCACTCTTACCTCTCTGGGTGGGACGTCCTCACGAAGAGGAAGTGGAGATACAACCATCACTGCAGACACAGAAGCCTCTATACGGGAAATCAAG GAGATCCATGAGCTTAAGGATCAAATTCAAGATGTGGAGGCGAAGCACATGCAGAACCTCAAAGAGATGAAG GATTCCTTGTTGGAAGTCGAGGATAAGTATCGGAAGGCCATGGTATCCAATGCACAGCTAGACAATGAGAAAACCAATCTGATATATGAAGTGGACACTTTAAAAGACTCTTTAATGGAACTGGAGGAAATGCTCTCTGAAACACGCCGTGAGCTTGAGGAGAAGAGTAAG gACCTTGAACGAGAGAAGCATGCACATAGTATACTTCAGTTTCAGTTCAGTGAATTAAAAGAGACGTTGAAACAAAGTGAAGAACTGCTAACT GAAATCCGTCAGTTACGAATGAAGCAAGATGGCTTTGTTAGAGAGATTTCTGACCTTCAGGAAACTATTGAAtggaagaataaaaaaattggg GCATTAGAGAGGCAGAAGGAATTTTCTGATGCCATTCGAAATGAGAGAGACGAACTCAGAGATGAGGTCGTTCAGCtcaaagatattttaaag AAACATGGTATTGTTCTTGGACCCGATCTAACCACCAATGGAGAAACAGGTGAAGAACTGGGACAGGGCGACCAGAATTCTCAAACATCGTCTGCTGAGATCCGAGAGGGCAGTAGTGTACTAG GCACTCAACAGTTGAAGATCTGTAAAGACCAAAAAGATTTGGATGAGGAGGTGCAAGAGAATCATGACTCGTTGATTTCTACAAAGACATCTTTAGAAACAAATGACAATGGAGACCTTAGGGATGAAGTGAACCAAAGTGTAGAGCAGCAGTCTGATAACAAACAGTCTGAAGAACCTCCAAGTTCTGTTGATAATGATGAGGTAACTACAACCAGTCCTATGGTTGAGATCAAAGCAGAACAGCTTGTATTGGAAGACTCAAGAGATAATACTGTGGAATCAGAGTGTGAGGTTCACACCGATGGACCTGTGGAGGAAAATCAACAAGAGACCACTATATGTGCCAAACATAGTCAGAAAATTGAAAAAGAAACTTCTGTAGAATTAGTCTCTGGTCCAGTGCTTGATGAAAATCAACCAAGTGAGTCAGTTAGCAAGCCTGTGGAGAAACCTGCTGAATCATCTGAAAAAGAGAAAGCTCCACAGACTCAAGGTGCCAGTGCTTCAAATAAAAAGaggagaaagaaaaagaaaggcaaacagaaacagaaacaaaatgATAAGCAGGATAGTGAAACAAAGATATGTGATACAAGTGAAAAGATTTTAAATGAGGATAATCCAGACCAAAAACTGGAAAGTGATCCAGAGGGAAGCCATGAAGAGCAACTAGGGAATGACGCATCTACAGCAGTGCATACAGAAGTCCCAGCTGATTCACATGACGatacaaaaaacattaaaacagacCGTGATGAAATAATAAGCATGGATACAGTACCTGCAGATGATGCTAGAGATCAGTTTCGAGTAATCACAGATGTGGTTGATTCAGGAGAAACTTCTAACCCCAAAACAGATTTTGATTGTCCTGAATCTGCAACTGTCAACAGTATCTCTAACCTAACAGATGTTAATAATGACCAAACTAAAGATTCAACAAATCTTGCCCAAGAAATTTCTTCAGACAAAGAAGCTTTACTGTCTCATGAACTTTCTGATAAGTCCATGGATGCCGTTGACAGTTGTGTGGAAAATCTTGAGTCCAGCAGTATTTCTAATAATATTGAGAAGTCTTTGTTGGTGGATGACAAGGAAGGGAAGAGCCATGTGGACAGTGATGGAGTAGAAGAGAAGCCAATGATTCAAATAATTGATCCAGGAGAGACCACTTTCCCTGGAGATCACGATGAGTCAGCTCCAATATGTCATTCCTCTTCATCTGTTATAGAAAAAGTAGAAAATGAATGTGAAAAGCTAATCCAGGAACAACCAACAATACCCACTGATCAGGAGTTGGAAAACAATCTCCAAAATACTATTGAAGTGGAGCAGAAAGAGATTAAGACACAGACGGATCAAGCTGAATTGGTTGAAGAAGCTCTTATAATGCCTAGCAAAGAAGTATTCAGTGGAGACAATAATATAGACACTGCTGTAACTGAATCTCAGGTTCCAGAAAAGTGTGAAGGTGAGGAAGAAAGATCATTGCATGATGAGCTTCCAGCTGAGGTTCAATGTACTGGAGAGAATGAGGCAGATCAGGAATCAATAGAGTTAGGAGACTCCCACCATGAATCCAAGTTAGAAAAAGGTGAGGAtgagaacaaaacatcatgccAGGGTCAGGTTATGCTTGATACACTGCCTGAGGATAAGGATATTATGGTGGGAAAAGGTGAGGAGGATGGCAAGAAAACATCAGTCCAAGACGAGGTTATGGTTGAAACGCAACCAACTGGAAAGGTTGAAGATATTGTGCTGAAGAAAGGTGATGAGGATATAAAGGAAAAATCAGTCCAAGATCAGGTTATGGTTGAAACCCAACCACCTGGGGAGAATGAAGATATTCTGGTGGGAAAAACTGAGGAGGATGAAAAGAAAGAATCAGTTCAAGGTCAGGTTATGCTTGATACGCAAGTTTCTATGGAGGATAAGGCTATTCTGGTGGAAAAAGTTGAGGAAGATGAGAAGGAGAGATCAGTTCAGAATCAGGTTATGCTTGAAACACAACCGACTGAAAAGAATGAAGAAATTCTGTCGGATAAAGAGGATGAGAAGGAAGGATCAGTCCAAGATCAGGTTATGCTTGAAACACAAACGACTGGAAAGGATGAAGACATTCTGCTAAAGAAAGGTGAGGGTGCGCATGAGAAGGAAGAATCAGTCCAAGGTCAAATTATGCTTGATACACAACCACCTGGAGAGAACAAAGATATTCCGGTCGAGAAAGGAGAAGAAGAGAAGGAAGAACCAGTTCAAGATCAGGTTATGATTGACACACAGCTGTCTGGAGAGGATGAAGGCATTTTGGTTGAGTCAGTTACAGTTTCTCCAGAGCAGaaggaagaagaggaggaagatGAAGGAGAGGCATTTGATTTTGATGAAATGGATCTGGAAGCATCATCAGAAGACCCTTTGAAACAATGTCAAGATAAACCAAATGAAGAAGTTACTCTCTTAAAAGAAAGCATGCAAGAAGACCAGATTAAAAAAGATGGTGAACCTCTGGAACCAAAAAACCAAATGGATGATGGACAAACCATTCAAAACccacaaacaacaacagaggTAGAAGCTTGTTTAACAGAGGACAGTCAAGTTGACCAGAAAGACATTGAACCTAATCAACAACAGCATGATACGTCTGAAAGTAAAGAATGTACATTTGAGGAACATAAGCAAGGATCAGAAGAACTGAGGCACAATGAAGGAGCTGATCTTACCTCAGAAATAGAGACAAAAAATGTAGAACAGGAGAAgaatagtaacattatacaagAAGACCAGGAACCAAACATATCAAGAGAGCAGGAAGTTGAAAAACCAACAGCAGGGAACGGCAAGGAAGATGATAGAAAGGAGTCTAAGAAAAGTGCCAAGAAAGGGAAAGGCAAGGGGAAAGAAGACTGTAAAATGTCTTAA